A genomic stretch from Helianthus annuus cultivar XRQ/B chromosome 1, HanXRQr2.0-SUNRISE, whole genome shotgun sequence includes:
- the LOC110931676 gene encoding uncharacterized protein LOC110931676 has product MVVEAAAVTVLVPIVVSDKVVVGLVVMTVLVVTSVARGTIRVQASSQNDINVLQQSPLFLSERNGTAPKCPFYVNNHLYKRGYYLTDGIYPTWSVFVKSFPYPHIVKEKKFKRQHEAVRKDVERAFGVLKAKWHILHRPMRATNDGNAIAPVHIRDPPVEPVFEDTAYNELIDEDTHYRLKYDLVEHLGEQYLPHLLADSDDE; this is encoded by the exons ATGGTGGTGGAGGCGGCCGCGGTGACGGTGTTGGTGCCAATAGTGGTGTCGGATAAGGTGGTGGTGGGACTGGTGGTGATGACAGTGTTGGTTGTTACGTCAGTGGCAAGAGGGACCATTAGGGTACAAG CAAGTTctcaaaacgacatcaacgtgctccaacaatctccgttatttcttAGTGAGCGAAATGGAACTGCACCAAAATGCCCATTTTACGTGAACAACCACTTGTACAAGCGTGGATACTATCTTACCGATGGAATATACCCTActtggtccgtgtttgtgaaatcATTTCCGTATCCTCACATTGTGAAAGAAAagaagttcaagaggcaacacgaggcggTAAGAAAAGACGTGGAgcgggcttttggtgttttaaaggcaAAATGGCATATACTTCATCGCCCGATGCGTGCTACGA ACGACGGAAACGCGATTGCACCGGTACATATTCGGGATCCTCCAGTCGAGCCCGTTTTCGAAGACACTGCTTATAATGAGCTCATTGATGAAGATACGCATTATAGACTAAAATATGATCTTGTGGAGCATCTTGGAGAACAATATTTACCCCACCTTTTAGCGGATTCCGACGACGAATAG